A portion of the Punica granatum isolate Tunisia-2019 chromosome 7, ASM765513v2, whole genome shotgun sequence genome contains these proteins:
- the LOC116212872 gene encoding CBS domain-containing protein CBSCBSPB5 isoform X2, which yields MASQGSYSRRSASMSNLPSQGSKKASDNGGVGAGPGPGPGGAGDSSRKSLAVSRSMGLTGERTVKRLRLSKALTVPETTSIREACRRMAARKVDALLLTDSNALLCGILTDKDIAIRVIAQELNLEETLASKVMTRNPTFVLSDTLAVEALQKMVQGKFRHLPVVDNGEVIALLDIAKCLYDAIARMERAAEKGKAIAAAVEGVEKNWGTPLSVPNTFIETIRERMFRPSLSAIISENSKVVTVSPTETVLVAAKKMLEFRSSSAVVTVENRPLGILTSKDLLMRVAVQNVPVDTTPVEKVMTLNPACATVDTPIVDALHTMHNGKFLHLPVVDRDGNIVAVVDVINVIHAAVASVGSAVSGESAGTTMQKFWDSAMALTPYDDEEETRSEGSLKLAYEADIARSPSYPCSNLPTMFTFKIEDKSGWMHRFTCELIASIIQRVGDDLDRNNFPQILYEDEDHDKVVLASDNDLATAVDHARTVGWKGLRLHLEYSGTKGGRRGFGSLSGRFDYYGQASDARAAAYSAVAAGAALVAGLGILTYLKRSGM from the exons ATGGCTAGCCAAGGAAGTTATTCGAGGAGAAGCGCATCGATGTCAAACTTGCCATCTCAAGGAAGCAAGAAAGCTTCTGACAACGGCGGAGTCGGAGCCGGACCTGGACCTGGACCTGGAGGGGCAGGCGATTCCTCTCGGAAATCTCTTGCCGTTTCTCGCTCCAT GGGACTGACGGGAGAGCGCACGGTGAAAAGGTTGCGACTGTCAAAAGCCCTTACTGTACCTGAAACTACAAGTATCCGTGAGGCATGCCGGCGAATGGCTGCTCGTAAAGTAGATGCTTTACTGCTGACCGACTCTAATGCACTGCTTTGTGGTATTCTCACCGATAAG GACATAGCAATAAGAGTGATAGCCCAGGAGCTCAATCTGGAGGAAACACTAGCTTCTAAGGTCATGACTCGGAACCCGACATTTGTACTCTCGGACACTCTCGCCGTAGAAGCCCTTCAGAAGATGGTACAAG GGAAGTTTAGGCATTTGCCTGTGGTGGACAATGGCGAGGTCATTGCGTTACTTGATATAGCAAAGTGCTTGTATGATGCTATTGCCCGAATGGAAAGGGCAGCAGAGAAGGGTAAAGCTATTGCTGCAGCTGTTGAGGGTGTTGAAAAGAACTGGGGGACACCTCTCTCTG TTCCAAATACATTCATTGAGACGATTAGAGAGAGGATGTTTAGGCCGTCTTTGTCTGCAATCATCTCTGAGAATTCAAA GGTTGTAACTGTTTCACCAACAGAGACGGTTTTAGTGGCAGCAAAAAAGATGCTTGAATTTCGTTCAAGCTCGGCTGTTGTGACAGTTGAAAACAGACCCCTGGGAATATTGAC TTCAAAGGATCTCTTAATGCGTGTGGCTGTACAGAATGTCCCTGTAGATACAACTCCAGTGGAGAAG GTGATGACTTTAAATCCAGCGTGTGCAACTGTGGACACCCCTATTGTTGATGCCCTGCATACTATGCATAATGGCAAATTTTTGCATCTTCCTGTTGTAGATAGAG ATGGAAATATAGTTGCTGTTGTGGATGTTATCAATGTCATTCATGCTGCTGTGGCCTCG GTTGGGAGTGCTGTTTCCGGAGAATCTGCGGGCACTACCATGCAAAAGTTTTGGGATTCTGCTATGGCCCTGACTCcatatgatgatgaagaagagacTAGAAG TGAAGGTTCCTTAAAATTGGCTTATGAAGCCGATATCGCAAGATCGCCTTCCTATCCATGTTCAAATCTGCCAACTATGTTCACTTtcaaaattgaagataagaGCGGTTGGATGCATAGATTCACATGTG AACTAATTGCTTCAATCATTCAGCGAGTTGGTGATGATCTTGACCGAAACAATTTTCCGCAGATCCTG TATGAGGATGAAGACCATGACAAAGTCGTACTTGCATCAGATAATGATCTTGCAACAGCTGTGGATCATGCTAGAACGGTTGGTTGGAAG GGGCTGAGGTTGCATCTAGAGTATTCTGGGACGAAAGGCGGCCGAAGAGGTTTCGGGTCCCTATCTGGGAGATTTGATTATTATGGTCAGGCATCAGATGCCCGGGCTGCTGCATACAGTGCTGTTGCAGCAGGGGCCGCTCTTGTTGCCGGGTTGGGCATATTAACATACTTGAAGAGATCCGGAATGTGA
- the LOC116212872 gene encoding CBS domain-containing protein CBSCBSPB5 isoform X1: MASQGSYSRRSASMSNLPSQGSKKASDNGGVGAGPGPGPGGAGDSSRKSLAVSRSMGLTGERTVKRLRLSKALTVPETTSIREACRRMAARKVDALLLTDSNALLCGILTDKDIAIRVIAQELNLEETLASKVMTRNPTFVLSDTLAVEALQKMVQGKFRHLPVVDNGEVIALLDIAKCLYDAIARMERAAEKGKAIAAAVEGVEKNWGTPLSVPNTFIETIRERMFRPSLSAIISENSKVVTVSPTETVLVAAKKMLEFRSSSAVVTVENRPLGILTSKDLLMRVAVQNVPVDTTPVEKVMTLNPACATVDTPIVDALHTMHNGKFLHLPVVDRDGNIVAVVDVINVIHAAVASVGSAVSGESAGTTMQKFWDSAMALTPYDDEEETRSEGSLKLAYEADIARSPSYPCSNLPTMFTFKIEDKSGWMHRFTCDTRSLTELIASIIQRVGDDLDRNNFPQILYEDEDHDKVVLASDNDLATAVDHARTVGWKGLRLHLEYSGTKGGRRGFGSLSGRFDYYGQASDARAAAYSAVAAGAALVAGLGILTYLKRSGM; this comes from the exons ATGGCTAGCCAAGGAAGTTATTCGAGGAGAAGCGCATCGATGTCAAACTTGCCATCTCAAGGAAGCAAGAAAGCTTCTGACAACGGCGGAGTCGGAGCCGGACCTGGACCTGGACCTGGAGGGGCAGGCGATTCCTCTCGGAAATCTCTTGCCGTTTCTCGCTCCAT GGGACTGACGGGAGAGCGCACGGTGAAAAGGTTGCGACTGTCAAAAGCCCTTACTGTACCTGAAACTACAAGTATCCGTGAGGCATGCCGGCGAATGGCTGCTCGTAAAGTAGATGCTTTACTGCTGACCGACTCTAATGCACTGCTTTGTGGTATTCTCACCGATAAG GACATAGCAATAAGAGTGATAGCCCAGGAGCTCAATCTGGAGGAAACACTAGCTTCTAAGGTCATGACTCGGAACCCGACATTTGTACTCTCGGACACTCTCGCCGTAGAAGCCCTTCAGAAGATGGTACAAG GGAAGTTTAGGCATTTGCCTGTGGTGGACAATGGCGAGGTCATTGCGTTACTTGATATAGCAAAGTGCTTGTATGATGCTATTGCCCGAATGGAAAGGGCAGCAGAGAAGGGTAAAGCTATTGCTGCAGCTGTTGAGGGTGTTGAAAAGAACTGGGGGACACCTCTCTCTG TTCCAAATACATTCATTGAGACGATTAGAGAGAGGATGTTTAGGCCGTCTTTGTCTGCAATCATCTCTGAGAATTCAAA GGTTGTAACTGTTTCACCAACAGAGACGGTTTTAGTGGCAGCAAAAAAGATGCTTGAATTTCGTTCAAGCTCGGCTGTTGTGACAGTTGAAAACAGACCCCTGGGAATATTGAC TTCAAAGGATCTCTTAATGCGTGTGGCTGTACAGAATGTCCCTGTAGATACAACTCCAGTGGAGAAG GTGATGACTTTAAATCCAGCGTGTGCAACTGTGGACACCCCTATTGTTGATGCCCTGCATACTATGCATAATGGCAAATTTTTGCATCTTCCTGTTGTAGATAGAG ATGGAAATATAGTTGCTGTTGTGGATGTTATCAATGTCATTCATGCTGCTGTGGCCTCG GTTGGGAGTGCTGTTTCCGGAGAATCTGCGGGCACTACCATGCAAAAGTTTTGGGATTCTGCTATGGCCCTGACTCcatatgatgatgaagaagagacTAGAAG TGAAGGTTCCTTAAAATTGGCTTATGAAGCCGATATCGCAAGATCGCCTTCCTATCCATGTTCAAATCTGCCAACTATGTTCACTTtcaaaattgaagataagaGCGGTTGGATGCATAGATTCACATGTG ATACTCGATCTCTGACAGAACTAATTGCTTCAATCATTCAGCGAGTTGGTGATGATCTTGACCGAAACAATTTTCCGCAGATCCTG TATGAGGATGAAGACCATGACAAAGTCGTACTTGCATCAGATAATGATCTTGCAACAGCTGTGGATCATGCTAGAACGGTTGGTTGGAAG GGGCTGAGGTTGCATCTAGAGTATTCTGGGACGAAAGGCGGCCGAAGAGGTTTCGGGTCCCTATCTGGGAGATTTGATTATTATGGTCAGGCATCAGATGCCCGGGCTGCTGCATACAGTGCTGTTGCAGCAGGGGCCGCTCTTGTTGCCGGGTTGGGCATATTAACATACTTGAAGAGATCCGGAATGTGA
- the LOC116214776 gene encoding non-specific phospholipase C6 produces MASIFLLIFLILSGAMASSSSSQQQQQPIKTIVVLVLENRSFDHMLGWMKKTIDPNIDGVTGDECNPISTNNTSNPLPKTICFTDDADFVDPDPAHSFEAVAQQVFGSSSSSMPSMSGFVEQALSVSQNLSQTVMKGFRPDAVPVYAALVREFAVFDRWFSSIPGPTQPNRLFVYSATSHGSTSHVVRQLALGYPQKTIFDSLRENGRLDFGIYYQSIPSTLFYRNLRKLKYVPNFHQYDLKFERDARNGHLPNLTVIEPRYFDLVGLPANDDHPSHDVANGQKLVKEVYEALRASPQWNQTLLIITYDEHGGFYDHVKTPFRDVPNPDGNTGPAPYFFKFDRLGVRVPTIMVSPWIKKGTVISNPVGPTPNSEFEHSSIPATIKKMFNITSNFLTHRDAWAGTFEQVVGELTSPRTDCPETLPEVTPMRTTQAKENGGLSEFQGEIVQLAAVLNGDHYLSSFPDEMSKKMTVKEAHDYVRGAVSRFMRASKQALKLGANESAIVDMRSSLTSRSSTRN; encoded by the exons ATGGCTTCCATTTTCCTCCTCATCTTTCTCATTCTCTCTGGGGCGATggcctcatcatcatcatcccagcagcagcagcagcccaTCAAAACAATTGTGGTCCTGGTTCTGGAGAACCGCTCCTTCGATCACATGCTCGGTTGGATGAAGAAAACCATCGACCCTAACATCGATGGGGTCACCGGCGACGAATGCAACCCCATCTCCACCAACAACACTTCCAACCCCCTACCCAAAACCATCTGCTTCACCGACGATGCCGACTTCGTTGACCCCGATCCCGCTCACTCCTTTGAGGCCGTCGCCCAGCAGGTCTTCGGCTCCTCCAGCTCCTCCATGCCCTCCATGAGTGGCTTCGTCGAGCAGGCCCTCTCCGTGTCCCAGAACCTCTCCCAGACCGTCATGAAGGGCTTTCGCCCCGACGCCGTCCCCGTCTACGCTGCCCTCGTCCGGGAGTTTGCAGTGTTCGACCGCTGGTTCTCCTCCATCCCCGGCCCCACCCAGCCCAACAGGCTGTTTGTGTACTCTGCAACTTCCCATGGATCCACCAGCCATGTGGTCAGGCAGCTAGCCCTGGGCTACCCTCAGAAGACCATCTTCGACTCTCTCCGCGAGAATGGCCGCCTCGACTTCGGCATCTACTACCAGAGCATACCCAGCACACTGTTCTACAGGAATCTCAGGAAACTCAAGTACGTCCCCAACTTCCATCAGTATGACTTGAAGTTCGAGAGGGATGCTAGGAACGGCCACTTGCCCAACCTAACTGTTATCGAGCCCAGATACTTCGATCTAGTTGGCCTACCCGCCAACGACGATCACCCCTCTCACGATGTCGCTAATGGGCAGAAGCTGGTTAAGGAGGTCTACGAGGCGCTGCGGGCGAGCCCTCAATGGAATCAGACCCTCTTGATCATCACTTACGATGAGCACGGAGGTTTCTATGACCATGTCAAGACTCCATTCCGCGACGTTCCCAACCCCGACGGAAACACCGGTCCTGCCCCTTACTTCTTCAAGTTCGACAGGCTCGGAGTTCGCGTGCCGACGATTATGGTCTCTCCTTGGATTAAGAAAGGGACTG TGATCAGTAATCCGGTAGGGCCTACTCCAAATTCCGAGTTCGAGCACTCTTCGATCCCTGCAACTATAAAGAAAATGTTCAACATCACATCCAATTTCTTGACTCACAGAGATGCTTGGGCTGGCACGTTCGAGCAGGTCGTAGGGGAACTAACATCCCCTCGAACCGATTGCCcag AGACATTGCCCGAGGTGACCCCTATGAGGACCACACAAGCGAAGGAAAATGGCGGGTTATCTGAGTTTCAGGGTGAGATAGTCCAATTGGCAGCTGTTCTTAATGGAGATCACTACCTGAGCAGCTTCCCGGATGAGATGAGCAAGAAGATGACTGTGAAGGAAGCTCACGATTACGTGAGAGGTGCTGTTTCGAGATTCATGAGAGCCAGCAAACAGGCCCTCAAGTTGGGCGCCAACGAGTCCGCCATCGTGGATATGCGGTCATCTCTCACTTCAAGGTCCTCGACGCGCAACTAA
- the LOC116214778 gene encoding mediator of RNA polymerase II transcription subunit 30, which yields MEEKNLMSRSATIITSPKSTQELAVEGQRHLEETVEAAFHVLTSMKDELCNPALWSSSSSSSNGHPVLPINSGNGDSSSDSTYHPDNTSGSGGGVAGGGGGALEEARLRYKSCVSALRAVLSAIPNSQKARSFDTSSAMGSASVADETELERLEERAANLRKELEKKNYYLKLLIDQLRDLIADTSTWQSPCSA from the exons atggaAGAGAAGAACTTGATGAGCAGGAGTGCCACCATCATAACGAGCCCCAAGAGCACCCAGGAGCTGGCTGTCGAAGGTCAGAGGCATCTCGAAGAAACCGTGGAGGCGGCATTCCATGTCCTCACCTCCATGAAGGACGAGCTCTGCAACCCGGCCCTCtggtcctcctcctcctcctcctccaacGGCCACCCCGTCCTCCCTATCAACAGTGGCAACGGGGACTCCTCTTCTGACTCCACCTATCACCCTGATAATACCTCCGGTTCCGGAGGAGGAGTAGCTGGAGGAGGTGGAGGTGCCCTAGAAGAAGCTCGCCTCCGTTATAAGAGCTGCGTCTCTGCTCTTCGTGCTGTTCTCTCTGCAATCCCAAACTCCCAAAAG GCTCGATCATTTGATACCAGTTCGGCTATGGGTAGTGCATCAGTTGCTGACGAGACCGAACTTGAGAGGTTAGAAGAGCGTGCAGCAAACCTAAGAAAG GAGCTGGAGAAGAAGAACTACTATCTCAAGCTTCTCATAGATCAGCTACGTGATCTTATTGCGGATACATCGACTTGGCAAAGTCCTTGTTCTGCTTAA
- the LOC116214777 gene encoding thylakoid lumenal 17.9 kDa protein, chloroplastic: MTTTILLSSLIPSTTWSWRWRPSSSSSCKCKCNCNCNYPHNSRPLNLKVKAAASALLQPPTSTSTSTSSSKPTPFPALLSLALALTLSSSSPLPSLAIPSLSFQPSPPLPTTPFSQSKNQPLGLQDDGKIRPCPSTNPGCVSTNPKSSSFAFPWRIPDTSTGDAVQKLKEAILKTQKNPNIEVAEDTPYGQYLRAEVDGGFGRDVLEFLVRGDVVAYRTMATKVTYVYPFTTALGDSKGQEERMKKIMDELGWYAPSFDSMD, translated from the exons ATGACGACGACgattcttctctcttctctgATTCCTTCCACCACCTGGAGCTGGAGGTGGAGGCCCAGTTCCTCTTCCTCCTGCAAATGCAAATGCAATTGCAATTGCAATTACCCCCACAATAGTCGCCCCCTCAACCTCAAAGTCAAAGCGGCTGCTTCAGCTCTGCTGCAGCCACCGACCTCGACCTCAACCTCAACCTCTAGCTCAAAACCGACTCCTTTCCCCGCTCTCCTCTCTCTCGCCCTCGCCCTCACCTTGAGCTCCAGCTCTCCCCTGCCTTCTCTGGCCATCCCTTCTCTTAGCTTTCAGccctcccctccccttccCACCACTCCCTTCTCCCAGTCCAAGAATCAGCCCCTCGGCCTCCAAGATGATGG GAAGATCCGACCTTGCCCGTCTACGAACCCCGGTTGCGTATCCACAAATCCAAAGTCGTCGTCTTTCGCATTCCCATGGAGAATCCCTGACACTTCCACCGGAGATGCCGTCCAG AAACTAAAAGAAGCTATCTTGAAAACTCAAAAGAATCCGAATATCGAGGTTGCTGAAGATACCCCGTACG GCCAATACTTGCGAGCTGAAGTTGATGGAGGATTTGGcagagatgtgttggagttCTTGGTGAGAGGAGATGTGGTTGCTTATAGGACTATGGCCACAAAAGTGACCTATGTTTACCCATTCACTACTGCTTTAGGTGACTCTAAGGGTCAAGAAGAAcgaatgaagaaaatcatgGATGAGCTGGGCTGGTATGCTCCTAGCTTTGATTCCATGGATTGA